A region of the Sphaerodactylus townsendi isolate TG3544 linkage group LG15, MPM_Stown_v2.3, whole genome shotgun sequence genome:
ActattacaggggtctgcaacctgcggctctccagatgttcgtggactacaattcccatcagcccctgccagcatggccaattggccatgctggcaggggctgatgggagttgtagtccatgaacatctagagagccgcaagttgcagacccctggactattaGGTTTGACTTATGGTTTCAGTCAAATGAGTATCCCTTTAATCCCCAAAACTAGTGTCAAATCCATTAGCGTATTCAGGGGTgcacactgggcctttccccacttaccttaatcccccctatgccgcccgctgctctcagcatgcggcatccctggcgcgcacccgggcgtccccatgaccccgcgcacccgggcgtcccccggcactcccccaTGACcctttgcgcggggtcatcacaaggcgccgtttaaaagagcgccagggatgccgcccgCTGAAGGGGTGTgacagcggcagagtcggggtggctgtgctgtcgccgcccctgtcgtggagagtgccgggggaccccgcgctactttccgagagtagcgtggggcttaagataagtggggaaaggcccactctTTTGCTCTTTATGGATTTTGCCTCTGTGAAATACACTTCCGTTTTATATCCTCTTGCTAACAGGTAGGGCTGTGAGTGCCCAAGACTTCCACAACATGATGGAACTCAACGCTCTAAGCGTTTTGTTAGCATCCAAGGTGAGTGTTTCTAACTTGCAAGGAGTTTCCCTGTTCTCTGAGGGCAGCTAGCTTCATCTGGAGTTGAAAGACAAGAATGTATATatgctgttttgcttttttcaGAAATGTGTATAAGATCGTTAACTGTCGCAAGATAAGAGtgagaaataaaataagaaaggcTGCAAGAACAAGGAGTCACATTTGCAAGATTACGTATTCCTAAAGATGACGACAATGTTATCTGTATTGGAGACATGATCCTTTGGATCTATAAAaattgttgctttgtttttcaaatagtattatttcttttaaacttaggctcattccgcacatgcagaataatgcactttcaaactgctttcactgctctttaaagctgtgcggaatagcaaaatccacttgcaaacagtcgtgaaagtggtttgaaaatgcattattttgcgtgtgcggaagggaccttaataaagattatttttaaaaagaaaagaaaaaaacctggaatGGTATGTGATTCAGAGGTGAAATGCTTTACCTGTATCTGTCAGTTCTCTGCAACCCAAATCAAAATGAAATGCAAGATTCATGACTCAATAGCTGAGGAGCTACTTTGCACCTTGCGATCTCCAGCTGCAAGAATTTCTACTTGCAGTGTTTTAAAAGGTCTCTGCCAACTGGCAATTCTAAGCTAGCTGTGTTAACATAATAGTCTGACTCCAGCACATGGCAGCTTCATCCATTTCTGTTTCGAGATCAGGCACATCGTTTCTCTTTGTGTTTTGTGTACAGTATGCGCTGCCCTACTTACGGAAAACGAAAGGAAACATCATCAACTTGGCCAGTCTTTATGGTGTGATTGGGATGAAGAATACTGTGACATACTCCTCAAGCAAGGTAATACtgacccaagtttttttttttaaaggttctgcCCTTGGGCCTTCTGCCGCATGTTGATTAGGAGAtgaaggtttggaaaatttccaACTACAAAAGATACATTGAAAACTATCCACAACTCAAACAAATATTATACCTAAGCAACCAATATAAGACTTGGAGAGTCCAAACTATATGCAAATATTTATTAGACCTAGAAAACATTCAAATCGTGAACAATAGTGCTTTTACATGTGAGCATGTTTGAGAGCAGTGTTGTGTATCAACAAATTCACAGAAAAGCCACCAGGTTATCTTGCTTATTTCATgcataatttccccccttttcagccTGTGATTGATGGCTTCCTAGTTGCTAGTGGTACACCTATCAAATGATATATTATGTAGTCctatgtttaagaacataagaacataagaactagcctgctggatcagaccagagtccatctagtccagcattctgcttcttgcagtggcccaccaggtgcctttgggagctcacaggcaggaggtgaaagcaatggccttctgctgctgctgctgctcctgagcacctggtctgctaaggcatttgcaatctgagatcaaggaggatcaagattggtagccatagattgacttctcctccataaatctgtccaagccctttttaaagctaaccaggttagtggccatcaccacctcctgtggcagcatattccaaacaccaatcacacgttgcgtgaagaagtgtttccttttattagtcctaattcttccccccagcattttcaaggaatgccccctggttctagtattgtgagaaagagagaaaaatttctctctgtcaacattttctaccccatgcataattttatagacttcaatcatatcccccctcagacgtctcctctccaaactaaagagtcccaaacgctgcagcctctcctcataaggaaggtgctccatcctTCAATCAGTTTGTATATTAACGGCAATTCTTGAATCCTTAATAAAGGTGTCCATCCCACACGAAGCGAATTTTCAGTTAGCTTTGCAtggaattgacaaaattaacaggGCAATCCGgaacagagttacttcagtctaaacccactgacttcaatagatttaggagaagaagagtttggatttatatcccccctttctctcctgtaaggagactcaaaggggcttacaatctcctgtcccttccccctcacaacaaacaccctgtgaggtgggtgggacggagagagctccaaagaaatgtgactagcccaaggtcacccagctggcatgtgctggagtacacaagctaatctggttcctccatagctcaagtggcagagcagggaatcaaacccagttctccagattagagtgcacctgctcttaaccactacaccacgctggctctctgaataatttagactggagtaactctgttctggattgcactacAAGTTTCTCAGCTGCCCCTCCTGCATTATCTCTTGCCCAGTGCAACAGATCTTTCTGGGGATGGTTATGACCCAGGTATGGCCCCTATCTTGTCCTCACTAGAGCTGCCAAGAGGCCTTGAGAAAAATACCCTGTCtgtttaatagaagcttaatagCTACTTGGATTGTAGGTATTATTTATGTACATATCATAGAAAGCTTTTTCTTCATGCAGATCAGATTGTAGTCAAAGGCATAAAAGGAGCCCAAGTCATTTATGGTCAGTTGGCAACCACGCTTgttgtgtgtttcccttgcaggGTGCAGTTATTGCAATGACCAAAACTCTGGCCATAGATGAGAGCAAATACGGAGTCCGAGTCAACTGGTAAGAGAGATTATTATCCATACAAAACTCTTGATCTACATGGCCCTTGGCAGGATAATTTCATGGATGAAAGGCAGGTCCTCCTTAACCCAGTGCCTGGAGCTTTTAGTTGCTATtgttggctgtcaagtcacagctgattgacGGGCttcgggttttcaagggaagagatttctggaggtggtttgccattgctttcctccacgTCATGCCCCTGGTGTTCCTTTGAGGTCTTGCCAGAATTGAGGCTGAGAGGATGCGACTGAGCCAATGTCACCCCACAATCTTCCATGGCAcgggtcacagctgacttatgggtttagggctttcaagggaagaggaggagtgtggatttatatccccccccccctttctctcctgcaggagactcaaaggggctgacaatctccttgcccttcccccctcacaacaaacaccctgtgaggtaggtggggctgagagagatccaagaaactgtaactagcccaaggtcacccagctggtgtgtgtgggagtgtacaggctaatctgaattccccagataagcctccacaactcaagtggcagagttgggaatcaaacctggttcctccagatcagagcgcacctactctcagccactgctcttagccactacgccactgctgctcctttctagtttactattgcctgcctccgcttATTTCTCCGGTGTTCTTTTGAGATCTTGCCGTGATTCTTTGACCGTTTCTAAAATTCCCCAACATTTTGAATTTTAGCATCTCACCAAGTAATATCTGGACTCCTTCGTGGGAAGGGCATGCAAATCAGTCGCCAAATCCAGAGGCCGCAAAGAAAGAAGGCAGAAATTTCCAGGCAAGTGTGTTGTGGGGAAACAGGAATGGTGCAGCTGCAGATACCTGGTTCGACCTAAGGTTACCATCCTGATGGTGGGACCTGATGTTCGCCGAAAATAACAACTATTCTCCGTGCGACAAAAATGAGTGCTCAGGAGAAAAGCTCTGGAGGGTATGGGAATCTACAGAGGGTGGGTGTTCTTGGACTTCTGTATTGCCTAAGGGAGAAGCATCCCCACTGAGTTCTGTCACCCTCTTCAGATTGTGCCTTCCCCAGACTTTGCCTCTAGACCTCCCAAGCTGGAATTGGCAGCCCTACCTCTACCGCATCTAAAAGGGTAACAATAAGGACTGTGAACACAAACACTCAAAGTTAGAATTCTTCACCCAGAAAATATGgattctgtattgttgaaggctttcacggccggaatcacttgggtgctgtgtggtttccgggctgtatggccgtgttctagcagcattctctcctgacgtttcacctgcatctgtggctggcatcttcagaggatcctctgaagatgccagccacagatgcaggcgaaacgtcaggagagaatgctgctagaacacggccatacagcccggaaaccacacagcacctaaataTGGATTCTACTGCTAGAAAATCCTGCCACACACAGATTCAGCAAGGGAAACCTTATCTCACATGAGAGGAGTATAGAAGTCTATATTTATCTCTCTTCTCTTGCCCTTTTATAGCTAATGGGACGTTTTGGGACGCCAGAAGAAGTGGCTTTGGCTGCCATATATCTTGCCGCTGATGGAACTTTTTGCACTGGTTTCAACCTTGTGGTCAGTGGTGGAGCTGAAGTTGGCTTTGGAGTAAAGAACCAGGTGGATCAGGAGCCCAGCCCACGTGCAGGTGTGACCTCGCAGGACTCCTCTAGCAAGCCTtaaggaggagtggggatcaGACCGAAGAGAACAGCCATCATTGATTCAAAGTCACCCTTCCAAGAAGAGCTCCACAAAGGAGTTGTTTTAGCTAAAGGGAGTGGGAAGTAGGACACTCAAGagtcagtattttatttatttatttcatcaaatgtatataccgccctcccccgaagggctcagggcggtgtccaacattagccataaaaacaattaaaacaaggaACAACAACCAATAACCAATTAATAAGAACCATCTATAACTTACAGATGgcttcaattggccatggtggcaggggctgatgggaattgtagcccatgaacgtctggagggctgccggttgcagacccctgggccagccCCTTTCTCGATGACATTGCGGGGCAAGCGCCACGATGCCCGCTTGCCCTGCTATGGCATGGCCACAAGCCCACTTCTGCTCTTACCGGGGCTGAAGCTGGGAGACTCTTCCCCGCCCATTCAGAGCAGCAACTACGACCATGTTGATTCACAGCTGCTCTTTACTGTATCTTCATGTAGGCCTATTGGGAAGCTGAAAAGGACTTTGCCAGAAGGAAAGATGGCAGCGCCATTTTGGATTCAGCTTCACCTGGCCCTGATCTTGATGTTA
Encoded here:
- the LOC125444287 gene encoding 17-beta-hydroxysteroid dehydrogenase 14-like; translation: MVALYSYHSGGIAHELGQKRLSLGSLEEPMWCSVHVPSEAEKGQAIQRELQDSECPGDAYFAVCDVRKETDIKRLISVTVERYGCLDRLVNNAGTFYWHTSRAVSAQDFHNMMELNALSVLLASKYALPYLRKTKGNIINLASLYGVIGMKNTVTYSSSKGAVIAMTKTLAIDESKYGVRVNCISPSNIWTPSWEGHANQSPNPEAAKKEGRNFQLMGRFGTPEEVALAAIYLAADGTFCTGFNLVVSGGAEVGFGVKNQVDQEPSPRAGVTSQDSSSKP